CTAAAAAAGAAGAATAGTAGTTTTTCTTTCAATATAAATCAATCCTGTTGAGATGTTTCTTGACAGGATTTTTTAATTTTACCAAATAAGCTTTAAATTTAAAAGACTTCAAAATGAATAGAGAAAACCAGTTAAAAGCGTTTGAAAGATTATTAAACATTATGGATGAACTTCGTGAACAATGTCCATGGGATAAAAAACAAACGCTGCAGACCTTAAGACATTTAACAATCGAAGAGACCTACGAACTGGGAGATGCTATTCTGGACAATGATTTGAATGAAGTTAAAAAAGAATTAGGCGATCTACTTCTTCATATTGTTTTTTATGCTAAAATAGGAAGTGAAACTAATGATTTTGATATTGCCGATGTCTGTAACGAAATCTGCGAAAAGTTGATTCACCGTCATCCTCATATTTATGGAGATGTCAAAGTGGAAAATGAAGAAGAAGTCAAACAAAACTGGGAAAAACTAAAATTGAAAGAAGGTAAAAAATCAGTTTTAGAAGGAGTTCCGAGAAGCCTTCCCGCTTTGGTTAAAGCAAGCAGAATTCAGGATAAAGTAAAAGGAGTAGGTTTTGATTGGGAAGAACCGCATCAAGTTTGGGATAAAGTACAGGAAGAATTACAAGAATTGCAAGACGAAGTAAATTCTGGAAATCAAGATAAAATTGAAGACGAATTTGGAGACGTTTTGTTCTCGATGATTAATTACGCTCGATTTTTAAAGGTAAATCCAGAAGATGCATTGGAAAGAACCAATAAAAAATTCATTAAACGCTTTCAATACTTAGAAAGTAAAGCAGGCGAATTAGGAAAATCTTTATCAGATATGACACTTAGTGAAATGGATGTTTTCT
This portion of the Flavobacterium panacagri genome encodes:
- the mazG gene encoding nucleoside triphosphate pyrophosphohydrolase: MNRENQLKAFERLLNIMDELREQCPWDKKQTLQTLRHLTIEETYELGDAILDNDLNEVKKELGDLLLHIVFYAKIGSETNDFDIADVCNEICEKLIHRHPHIYGDVKVENEEEVKQNWEKLKLKEGKKSVLEGVPRSLPALVKASRIQDKVKGVGFDWEEPHQVWDKVQEELQELQDEVNSGNQDKIEDEFGDVLFSMINYARFLKVNPEDALERTNKKFIKRFQYLESKAGELGKSLSDMTLSEMDVFWNEAKKL